One Phaseolus vulgaris cultivar G19833 chromosome 2, P. vulgaris v2.0, whole genome shotgun sequence DNA window includes the following coding sequences:
- the LOC137811951 gene encoding transcription factor bHLH112-like gives MAEEFQARICGENWWSSTIDSARTVFPISSSSISSSPCSVAANNDAGIYSTRQTDLKATKCCVEETNNFVSNSYLGFVDAQKAPKSESASGSGGMLMDSTIQMMGFGLTSSTSENWNQPLLVRCNGRAESNFQSVLQEETGIDSSNSQSRRDWTPKSFSSGGGGGDQIDNFKPLNQEFSGDYQSLSPLSSSGLSSNRDFAIGSASYGNPSTLQSLYDPDPHPQLPHHSLFTNPPMSYSSKATYGTPCTELTPTWSKVSTFLNPTTIAKQHPIGLHFSNNTPFWNASADALNDIRVGTFASSQPQYQTPTFDQEKPNCPSTILIKLNSEETLDSATITKKDACEPALKRPRIETPSPLPTFKVRKEKLGDRVTALQQLVSPFGKTDTASVLHEAIEYIKFLHDQVNVLSTSYMKNGAPIQQQQECDDMKESEGAQEDLKSRGLCLVPISSTFPVATETTSSAELWTPTFRGALLR, from the exons ATGGCTGAGGAGTTTCAAGCTAGGATTTGTGGTGAAAACTGGTGGAGTAGTACTATTGATTCAGCAAGAACTGTCTTCCCTATAAGCTCATCATCGATTTCTTCTTCTCCTTGTTCCGTGGCAGCTAATAATGATGCAGGAATCTACAGCACTCGGCAAACAGATTTGAAGGCAACCAAGTGTTGTGTTGAAGAGACTAACAATTTTGTTTCTAACTCTTACCTGGGTTTTGTTGATGCACAGAAGGCACCCAAGAGTGAATCAGCCAGTGGAAGTGGTGGCATGTTGATGGATTCCACCATACAGATGATGGGTTTTGGCCTCACATCTTCAACATCAGAGAATTGGAATCAGCCTCTATTAGT TCGATGTAATGGAAGGGCAGAGAGCAATTTTCAATCCGTGCTTCAGGAAGAAACGGGAATAGATTCTTCTAATTCACAAAGTCGCAGGGATTGGACCCCAAAGAGCTTCTCTTCTGGTGGTGGTGGAGGAGACCAAATTGATAATTTCAAGCCATTGAACCAAGAATTTTCAGGAGATTACCAGAGTCTAAGTCCTTTATCAAGCAGTGGGTTATCGTCAAATCGTGATTTCGCAATCGGATCAGCCTCATATGGTAACCCTTCAACGTTACAAAGCTTATATGACCCTGATCCTCATCCACAATTACCACACCACTCACTTTTCACCAACCCTCCAATGTCCTATTCATCAAAGGCAACTTATGGGACACCCTGCACTGAACTAACACCAACATGGTCTAAAGTCTCTACCTTTTTGAACCCCACAACAATAGCAAAGCAACACCCTATTGGACTTCACTTTTCTAACAACACCCCTTTCTGGAATGCTTCCGCCGACGCACTTAACGACATAAGAGTAGGTACCTTTGCTTCTTCACAACCACAATACCAAACGCCAACCTTTGATCAAGAGAAACCCAATTGCCCAAGTACTATATTAATTAAG CTCAACAGTGAAGAAACTCTAGATTCAGCAACAATAACGAAGAAAGATGCTTGTGAACCAGCATTAAAGAGGCCAAGGATTGAAACTCCATCTCCATTACCAACTTTTAAG GTTCGGAAAGAGAAGCTGGGGGACCGGGTCACTGCTCTTCAGCAATTGGTTTCACCTTTCGGAAAG ACCGACACCGCATCCGTTCTTCACGAAGCCATCGAGTACATTAAGTTCCTTCATGATCAAGTTAAT GTTTTGAGTACCTCATATATGAAAAATGGAGCTCCCATTCAACAGCAGCAG GAGTGTGATGATATGAAAGAGTCAGAAGGAGCACAGGAAGATTTAAAAAGTCGAGGCCTGTGTTTGGTACCGATTTCAAGCACATTTCCAGTGGCAACAGAAACCACTAGTAGTGCAGAATTGTGGACGCCTACATTCAGAGGCGCACTCTTGAGGTAG
- the LOC137809758 gene encoding uncharacterized protein: MSLTLRSCAVPIPTPLFLLLIIILLPLTGTAAQDNSSDLHKVLHRHGLPAGLFPQSVRSYDLDQTGRLEVHLDRPCLAQYETRVFFDSVVRANLSFGQLKVFEGMSRQELFLWLPVKDIIVTDPSSGLILIDIGLALKHLSLSRFEDSPICRSHSGLMLKVGGRKGVGFIDQ; encoded by the exons ATGTCTCTGACACTCAGATCTTGTGCTGTTCCCATTCCCACACccctctttcttcttcttattatcATCCTTCTTCCTCTCACCGGGACAGCAGCACAAGATAATTCATCTGATCTTCACAAGGTGCTCCACAGGCATGGGTTGCCGGCGGGGCTCTTCCCTCAGAGTGTGAGGTCATACGATTTGGACCAAACGGGTCGGTTGGAGGTGCACCTGGATCGTCCCTGTCTGGCTCAGTACGAGACCAGGGTGTTCTTTGACAGCGTGGTGAGGGCTAACCTAAGTTTCGGACAACTGAAGGTGTTCGAAGGGATGTCTCGGCAAGAGCTTTTCCTATGGCTACCTGTCAAGGATATCATAGTCACTGATCCTTCCTCCGGACTCATTCTTATTGATATCGGTCTTGCCTTAAAACACCTTTCACTCTCTCGCTTTGAAGATTCTCCAATTTGTAGATCTCATTCGG GTCTTATGCTCAAGGTTGGTGGAAGGAAGGGTGTTGGATTTATAGATCAGTGA